The Pedococcus dokdonensis region GGTGCCGAGCCGGCCCGCTCCGCCAGCGTCCCGGCATACCGCTTCACCAGGGTCGGCGACGGGATGCAGTCCACGTCGAGGAAGACGAGGACGTCGGCGCCGGCCTCGATGGCCGCTCGGGCGCCGGCATTGCGCGCAGCGGCGAGCGGGAGCTCGGCGACGTCCGCGTCGAGATCGACGACGAGGGCCGCCGGGTGCTGCTCATGCGCCACCGTGGCGACTTCCGCGTCGCCCATCGCCACCACCACGCAGGAGTCTGGCGCGCGGGTCTGGGCGGCCAGGCCCCACGCCTGCCCACGCAGGTGCTCGTGCCGGCCGTGGGCGATCGTCACGACGGCGGTGCGGGGGGCGGTCATGCTGGCAGCGGGCTCGGCAGC contains the following coding sequences:
- a CDS encoding glycosyltransferase family 2 protein yields the protein MTAPRTAVVTIAHGRHEHLRGQAWGLAAQTRAPDSCVVVAMGDAEVATVAHEQHPAALVVDLDADVAELPLAAARNAGARAAIEAGADVLVFLDVDCIPSPTLVKRYAGTLAERAGSAPVVACGEVRYLPPVPHPADYRTPAVAELAQPHPARPVPPPTAT